The sequence TGAGGAATGCCAGACCtcggagaggagaggaggggaaaggagggaggatgACCAAACACAAAAATGAATTGCTTTATCCTTTTGTTTTGGCACGCTTTACAGGCAGAGCACAGCCGCTCTGGCTGtggcagtgcccagcacaggTGCAGTTTGCCTGCACCAGTAACCGCCCTGGCCCTGACTCAGTTCCACAGATAACGCTGGTTAGTGCAGATACCCGTGAGTATTTAACAAGCCAGACTGCACTTGTATCTGCAGCTGAATGTCACTTTGAGACCGCAGGTGAATCAGCTGCTCCGGGGTGTTTGTTACAGAGCTCAGGCTTTGGAGCTTTTCCCTGGATCTGTAGTCTCACTGTCGCTTTTATATGGTTTTCAGGTGCTGTTGGGGCCTTCATCAGTTAAAATCTCAGGGTGTTTGGgcagaaaaaaaggtttaaagtGTTAAAATTTCCAAGTCAAGCTTTCCCAGTTAGGAGCTACGGGGAGGGCCTGGCTGTGGCGGAGTGTGGCCAGGCCgggtgctgcaggctgctgtCTGAGTGCTAGGAAGGGGTAATATTACCCCTTTTGGAAAACAATTAACGGAATTGTTTATTCTCAGGGATGTCAAACCAGTGCAACCGACAACAATCTCCTTGGAGCAAACacgcagaaagaaaaaaattcagcacaAACCGTTGCATTTGGCAAAGTTAACAGAAAGGCAGCTCCCATCGGGAAGTGCTGGGTGACCCTGAGTTTCAAGGATTTCAAAGCCCCAAAACAAGGTGGAAAAATGCTACTGCATTTTGTGTACAAAGGAACAGAGACATCATCTGAACCTGCTCTGCAGCCTCACAAAACATGCGGAATAACGTTTCCTTTgtgaacaggggaaaaaatacagaactgaAGTGTTAGCAGAGATGTTTTCTCAACTCCCTCATatttcaaaagcaattaaaatgacatttcactGCTTCTGAATATTTGTCAGAGGATGTGCAAGCTTGTTGCAGGGTCATTGCAGTGAATAAGCAGCAGAAAATTTACCCGGAAACAAAAGTGGAATTAAATTACTTCACAGTGGTGAAGTGACAGAAGTAAACATCAGAGACGGGTAAAGTAAGTAAGATGTAAATTGCTGTCTAACCTTAAAGTCAGAAGTACGTTTTAGCAACTTGAGAGAGGTGCTGTTACAGATGTCTGGAGCTGATGAAGCCACCTGAAGTCTTCTCAATGATTTTAAGTGGCCAGAATTTCTCTCCATGTTTCCATATTCCACATAATTCCCGTGTCTTAGAGCCACCGTAATGTTTCAGTTGTCTGCAAAACAGCTGGGGAAGCTCGCCACAGAGCGGTGTGTTGCTGCCGCAGGTCATGGCACACGTGTTTCTTGCTGTGGACTCCCAGCACGGCTGCCCGGGGGCCAGCACGGCGTTTCAGAGCAGTTTCTGAGCCCGGATCGTTACTGATGGAACTGTGGGCAGCCACGGGCGGATGACCAGCTCTGAGCGGGCTCTGAGATGGGAGTGTGGGGGTAGCTCAGAGCAGTTGTTGTCTCCGTGTCATTTGGACCCAGAACTGAGGCAGACCTGGGGACTGCGGCTTCCATTGGCACCACAGTACGTCTGGGACAGTAAAAAGGCCGTGTCTGGTGTTCgcgggggctgggggaggaggtcCTTCTGGTGCTCGGGCGCTGTGAACTGGTGTTTTGAGTAGAAGCCGAGCAAGGGGCGGGCGgtggagctgggggaggaaggcTCCTGCTGTGGGGACTTTGGCCGCAGAGGGGGCCCATCTCCGCTGGTAACGGCCGAGTGCTGGGATCCTTCGGCACCTGCACGGCCCGCGACTGGAGTGTCTGTGCGCCCTGGGGGGCCCGCGAGAGCCCAGCATGGGGGCAGCGGGAACCCGCTCACACCCCACCTGTGGCCGTAGCGCGTTGCCCAGACACGGTGCTGGAGGGGGGTTTGCAGCCTTTGGGCCGCTGTTCCACGCCAGGACGTGCGGCGGCACATAGCGATGCGCAGCCTGTGTCTAGGCCGCTCGTTTTCCTACTTACAGCGTTGGCAAAAGGCACCATAGGCCCCTGGAGTCAGACCCCCAAAACAATGAAAATCCACCGAAGAGACGCCTTAATGCATACATTTGGATTTGTCAGTCTTTTTCAGACACACCTCTTGGAGGGGTGAGAAGCTGCGGAGCACCGGGCCTTCGTTGGGGCCCCCGCGCGGAGCTGCCCCGTCCTGGCACCCCCCGGGTCCGGGCGGGCGGTTCTGGGTGTCTGGGGGGAGCGGCAGGACGGCGGCCCCTCAGCTCCCCCGCGGGGGCTCCGTGCCACGTATCAGACAGTGCAGTTGCTTCTGTGTGTTCGTAGTTACTGGTGGTCTAACCATCGTCTTTATCCCGTGCGGACGGCTGTACCGTGAGGAGTGTTCCTCAGTTCTGTGTGTCCTGAACCGGCGGGGACCGAGGGCTGCGCCTGGGCCGCAGGCTCCAGCGCCGAGCGCTGCCCGGGGCCGTTACTGCCCGTGGCGGGACGGAGCGGCCGCCCAGCGCCCGACGTTATCGCGAATAACTCGTCTCTCTCCGGCCCGCGCTCTCCGgtcgccgccggccccgccaAGGCCGTGACGCCATTTCCCCGCAGTGCGCTATGACATCGCCGTGAGGATCGGTtgcgggggcggggcctcgctCTGCCCACGGCATTCCGGGCCGCGGGAACAACCGCGGGGGCCGCCCGAGCCCAGGCCGAGCCCAggccgctgcccccgccggggGTGTCGGGGCTGTTGGCGGGAACCCGgcgcggccgccagggggcgcgcGCGGCCGTCCcggagcgccggccccgcccctcgcgcctggccccgcccctcccgccgcgcaCGTGCCCGTCCGGCCGCGCAGGGGGCGCTGGGGCCGCCCGCAGACGGGGGGGCGGCGCCGTGACGTCACGCACCGACggcagcggcggccgcgggcgcccGCGCACCGTGAGGTCAtcgcgcggcgcggcccggcccggccccagcggccgccgccggcgggggaggggcagcggcggcggcagcagcatgGCCGAGGCGGCCGCGGCGGAGGAGGTGGCGGAGGAGGCGCCGCCGTCGCCGCCGTCGTCCGCCGCCGTCGCCGCCGTCGTCGCCGCGGGTGGGCGCGTGGCTGCCGGTGCTGGTGGAGCAGATGGTGAACGACACGCTGGTGGTCACGCTGAGCTGCGGGGAGCGCCGCTTCACCGGCGTCCTGCTCGACTGCACCAAGAAGTACGGGCTGGGGGaccgcggccgcggcggggggcgcgccggcagcggggcggggggagcgggcccggccgggggtcggaggccccgcgctgcccccgcggCTCTCGCCCTTTGTTCgcccggggcggcccggcccggcgggaaCAAAGCGTCCGGGGGTGGGGAGCGGGGCCCGGTCCGGCGGGGCCGGCCGTCCCGGTACCGTCCCGCTGCTGCCGGAGCCGGTGCaggcggggctgggggaggcagggccgCCCGGGCCCCTCCGTGCCGGGCTCCGGCCTGGGCCCGCGGGCGCTccgagggcgggcggcggggccggtgcccCGGCAAGGCCCGGCGGGGGGGAGGCCGCAGCCTGGCCGCGTttggctttttcttccccttttctcccctccGTCGCCAGCGGCCACGAAGCGGGTCCGACCGGTCCCTGGAGCCGCCCTGCCGCCGTGTCACACCCCCCCCTCGAGCCCCGCAACCCCCCTGGCCGCGGCCGTGGTCTCGGGCGGATCGTGGAGCATCTTCCCTCCGGTTCGCTGCTTTGCCGCGACAGCAGCAGACGgacccggcggggccgggggccccTCCGAGACCGGCGGAGGCGCCTCTGGAAGGGatccgcgggcgcggcggcgcgtTAGCCCCACGCGAAACGAGCTTTGCCAGCGCCGGGGGGTGGCCCTGCCGCAGCCGGGCCGCTGTCCCCGCGCTGGGCAGGCTCAGCCGGGGTTTGGGGTCGGTCTGCTCGAGGGACGGTCGGGTTAGTGCTGGGACGGGCCACAGGCAGCTTCACCTCTCTTAATTCTTCTCCAAAGATGTATGAAGCAAGACTTCTGAACCTAATTTTCAGAGTTTATTTAGTTTCGCAGGGCTCTTCCGGAAAATTGGAGCCagattttcaaaagtattcaGGCATCTAAACTCTATTAAGAGTCTATAAAGCCGCTCGGTGTCTGGTTCCAGGCGGAGCAGCGAGCAGGAGGCTGATACAGCTGCAGCTCTTTCCACCTTTTCACATTCCATCGTCTTCCTCCTTCCTGACAACATGCGCTGTTTTcacctggttttttttccactaacaTTTCTCCGtgatttttgtcttctttttgccccctctgccccccgtgGATCCAAGGAACCACCCGACGGGTTTTCTCCCAGGCTTTAAGGCGCTTCTGGGGCCGGTGGCCGGTGATGCCGATCTCTGCCGCGGCAGGAGGCGGCGGACGGCCCGCGCCCGCGGGAGCAGGGACTTCTCTCCAGGGGTTGGTGCTCATTCGGCTGCTGTCCCGGAGACCTGCGGCCTGGCCGGGGCTGCCTGCGCCGGCAGTGGGGCTGCGGGAGCAGCATCCCGCTTTATGACTCGAAGTGGAACAGGGAGGGCAGAACAAAGGGGTTGGGGATGTGTTTTACCCCATGAGCAGGATAAgtgcccccatctcctcccacccGCCCCAGGAATGATCAGGCTTGTCTGTGGCGAAAGGTGAGCCTTCGCACAGGCCCGCCTGCCTTGAGCTCACTCAGGGATGGGATTGCTGCTCCCTCTCGTTgccttcaaaaaaacaaaaacctttgaGCCGGCCAGTTTTCTGGCCCGCTGGCACAGTAGGGCTGCTTCAGGTACAGACATGGGAGGAAGAGCAGTCCGGCTTCTGAGCGCCACCTGGCACTGTGTTTTAATCCTCTTTTCAGCCGCGATGGAGCGGGACCACATCCCGCCTCTCTCCAGGAGCCCTGGGTAGAGAGCTCAGCTCccaccagcctcctgcagccctgggggagAGCCTCTCCCCGCTTCGGGTGTTgtgtggagcagctgctggggcCGTGTCCTGTCCGCAGTGGTCCCGACCACCAGCTGGCCCCTGGTGACCACAGCGAGCCCGTGACATGGTTGTCGACAGGTGGCTGGAGAGCCCCGGCCTCTGGCTGGGCCACAGGAAGGAAATGTCATAGGCCAGGCGAGTGCCCAGCTCCGGGGGGACCTCAGTGACTTCGGGTGAGCATGAGGGATAGCCTGAGCGCTGCTTCTGCGCTGCAGCAGCCGTAAATTTGGGATGTGGAGGGAAGAAGAGCTCATGCTCGTCATGTTAGCAGCAGAGTGCAGGAGTCGGCCTGCTGGTGGTTGGAAGGCAAAGGTTGAGACGTGTCCCCAAGGCCGCAGGAATTTGTCAGCTTGGTGCAGCTTTGAAGGCCCCAAAGCAGCGATGTGGCACAGCGGTTTCCCCTCCCGCTCCCTGTTCCCCGCCGATGGGACGGTCTCTGGCTGCCCAGAGCGGGGCTGTGGGCAGCGGGACAGGCCTGGCAGGAGGGGAGCAACCAGAGGGGATTGTTTTACCTGGACAAAAAGAGAGGGGGACCCCAAGAGAGGGAAAGCCTCTATGGTGGCTCTTtggctttttctgttttaaactggTGTTAGCGTTACGTAGAGGTTGAGTCTCTGTTTCTCCTGAAGGGCAGCGGGTGGCACAGGGAGCTGAGCAGGAGCCGGCCTGGATGCCAAGTGCGCAGGCAGCCAGGAGATCCCTTCTGTCCAGGCCCCACCCGCCGGACTCCCGTTATTTTAGCTGCAAAGAAGCAGGCACAGGTTTGAACCCGAAACCGCCTGCCCGGGTTTGCGGGGGCTCGGCCTGCAGGCAGCTTGCGTGGGAAGCGGGAGTGGCTGCGGGCAGgagccagcctgcctgcagcctgcctgcagcctgcctgcagcctgcctgcagcctgcctgcagcctgcctgcagcctgcctgcagcctgcctgcagcctgcctgcagcctgcctgcagcctgcctgcagcctgcctgcagcctgcctgcagcctgcctgcagcctgcctgcagcctgcctgcagcctgcctgcagcctgcctgcagcctgcctgcagcctgcctgcagcctgcctgcagcctgcctgcagcctgcctgcagcctgcctgcagcctgcctgcagcctgcctgcagcctgcctgcagcctgccttctccttctcccctgcGTGCCGGTGAGCGTGCCTGCCTCCAGCCTTTCCCCTGTGCCTTTGGGAGCAGTGGGATGTAGTTAAAAATGCATGCCTGACTTTTCCAACAGCTGTGGAATTATTTGAAGAAAAGTGGTTATTGGCTTCCTACAGGCATCCCTTTCTGCCCGCAGCCTCGATAGCGTATGCAGCAAGCACCAGTACTTATTACCGGGTGACTGGTGgttattttcttctaataaatTCACTCTTCTACAGTAAGCTACGTAGCATCCATGCTTATGAGATTTAAATGCATTTTGACTGCAGTTAAAGTGTGTTTTGAGAACAAGACTTGACAATTTCCTTGCAACGGAACTTATAATTAGTTGGTTTTTAATTATGCATGAGGATAAACTGGAGGATGATGTCTTCTGTTCCAAGCAGAGGTTGGGTTTAGGTAACTTAGTCCTTTTGGCTACATCTGCCCCAGAAAGGGAGATTATAAGCAGGGTGAAATCACTTTCTGCACGATCTCCTGATGCCTGTAACATCTGCACATGCACTCACGCCCCAAACTCGGGCACCTTCATCTCCGTTGAATCGGTTCAGGTACACAGAATCAAGAGTGACAGAGAGCAGAGTGAAGAAATACATTAACTACACCCACATCTGTGCAAAAAAAGTGGGGGGGATGTAGGGAAAGCTTGTGAAACTATTTCTCCTTGTGGTAAAAGTGAGCTGCTCCTGGAAAGTGAAGTGTGTCAGATGAAACATTCCTTGTTCTGCAGTGGGTGGAAAGACACCGGAGCTAAATCCTCTTAGAAGGAGCCGTGCTTGCGTGGAAggcggctctgggctggctgcgggggcagtgctgggggtgcaggcagggccgggggtgCGGGCAGTCCCTGGTGTTCCCGTGGCTGGAGGAGCCCGGAGGAGCTCGGCCTGTCAGTGTGTCCCTGCCAGTGGGCCGGAGGGATAGAGAAACTGAAAGCAGCCCTGGGCGGTGGCAGTCGTTGGCTCCTGCTGGCGCTGGGCGATACGGTGATGAGATAAGGGGTGTCTGTGCCTGCCCTCTCTGGGGCTGTTTTCCTGCCCCCCCATGATGGAGAGGTAGGGCTGGGGAGCACATAATGGCACGGGGGGGACGGCGGGACTGCCCTTGCCTCCGCCCAGGACTGGTGTGGTAGGCAGCCTGGGAAAGGGATGACTCCTCGGCAAAACCGCTCTCTTGGCCTTCAGAGACGCTTCCAGGATGAAGGAAGAGACCTGGAGGCCCCTCGGGAGCAAGCACGTCCATCGGCCCCCGCCCTGGCTGCCCTGGGGTGCGGGGCACCCGTGTGGGGCCCGCACGGGCTCCCGCTCTCCTGGCCGGAGAGCCGTGGGGCCATGGCCCCCCCTGACAGAGCCGCTGCCTGGGCCTGTGGAAGCCGCTGCTGTTGAAAATGGGCCTTGAGGTGCTTTGCTGTCCAGGGTGGCAGGCTGCGAGCCCTCGGACAAGGCAGGTGGTGGGTTTTCTCTCAGACCGCTGGTGCTGCTGCATCTTTTGGCCGAGGAGCTGCTGAATCCGCACAGGGCGATGATTGTGTCTGGGTGAGGAGTCCCTGCTGCGAGGGGCTCTTCCTCACCatcttttccttgtatttctGTGGCAAGCCTAAAATGGCAGGACCCCAGCCTCATGGGCTTCTGCTTAAAATGGCTTAACAGCCACGGTGCTGCTCTGAAGGGCGAGCTGGGCTGTTTCAGACCTAGCAGGGTTGTGACGTGCTAATACGGTAACTTCACAAGCATAAATCATCCCAGGGAGTGAACCTCTGAGTGCTTCGCTTCTGCCAAGCGAGGAGCTTCGTGCCGCGCCGGATCCTGGGGAAGGAAGCGGGTTTGTTGGACCTGCCTGCTCGCTCGCTGCTCCCCGCAGCCTGGCTCCGAGCAGGCAGGATCCGGGCTCGCCCGcgggagcagagggagctgggctcGTGTCCACATGACGAGCAGACTTGCACAGTTCTCTGGTATGACCAGATTATACAGTCTCATTgcataaaataaccaaaatttATAGCCAGGCCTTCGGAAATGATATCACTGTCAGTTGTTTTATGAATGATGCTGACTTCTTTGTTTGGCTGTACAAACTGTACTTGTGTTCTCCTTGTTGTTTGAAAAACACCTACCTTCTCAGttgtctgtgtttaaaaaaaaacctcttagAACAAAAGCATTTTGTTCCAAATTATGTGGTTTCAACAGCCTAATCCTCTTGACTGGCTAGCATTCGAACTGGGAGCTTCCCAGTTGAACTAAGCTGTCATCTGAATACCAAGTTCTTGCACTCTTACTCTTTGAATAATGGGGAAGGACTTTCCAGAGTCCAGATAACTCATTGGGTCTTCTTATTTCAGAGAAGGGCAGTGACTTGGTACCAGAATCAGATTAATTACTGCTTGCTTTGTTTATGCAAGCTGTATTTTCAAACTAGGTGGATGCAAATCAGGTGAGAGAGAGACAGTCTGTAGTTGTCTGTGGAAAGGAGAATGGAGCCAGTGGGTTAGAGCTTACCAGGGGACCAGGTTCCCCCTTCTCCTGTGCCCTCCTTGAACAGCCCTGCTGGTTTTTGTCTCTGACTGGGATGGTTGTGACCTTTGCTAACGCTGCTGGTGCTCCGGGGAAGGAGACGGCTCCTCGCCGGTGCCTGGCGAGGGGCAGTGGCGGTTTTAGGGTCCTTCCTCCCGCAGAGCGGCGTGGCCCGAgcgcagggctggggaggggggagctccTCTCCCGCGGCCAACCCGCAGCGGTGACTCTGTGCTTCTCTTGGTGAGGGGATGTGCGAGTGAGTGGACGCCTTCAGCTTGTCTTTGGTGCCCTTCTGTGTCACGGTTGCCAGAGTCCTTCTCTTCAATGCCAAGAAGCTCCTCCCTTGCTAGTGGTTGGAAGGAATATGATGTCTAGtgaggaggggagcggggagtGTAACATCCTCAGTTAAAACTAGTGTTTGGTCTTTAACTGTTCTTCATCTCTTTCTGGCTTCTTCATGGCTCACCTGTACAgcattttgttattaaaaaagctGAAACACGTCCCTGACAGTGCACTCTCGACAGAAGTGTCTCTGGAAAGCCAAGACAGCGAGCATTGCCCGCTCTGAGTCAGTGTTTCAGGGCAAATATTTGTCCAGGTGCTGTGTTAGCATAATATTTCTAATGTCAGGCCAAGGGCATAAGTTCTGGTGCAGAAACCCAGAGATACGAGTCGCGGTAGTGAGTTTCAGTGTTTGAGAGGGTTTGCTTTTGCCAATACAGCTGCAAGATATTGTATCCAGACTTTGGCAGCCTGTAACGAGACTCGGCACTGAACAACAGTGATCATCATTCTTAACCTTGCTATTCTGAAGTAGCAGTGTATTccttattttaacaaataaagtCACATGTGGAGAGACCGGGggcagaggagcagagctgtgtgCTGGTGAACTTGTGGCTTGAACGTGCAAGTTGCCCACCTGAGTCAAGATGCTCAGATTTTCaataagaagctgaaaaatcagcCATGCAAATACAGCGTGAAGAAAGGAAGTTTAATAGCTCCCAGCAGGCTTGTGTAATCCATATCACAGCGTTCCTTGTGGCTTCACCAGCCTGCTGATAAAATAAACTGCTTTGCCTGATAAAATTTCTTAGAGTAAAACTTTGTGCAAATTGCTCATGGAAATAGAGTTTTTGGTCGCCATGCCTTTTCTGGCAGGAGAGTAGGACACCTTTCCTAAATTTTGagatgctgttatttttttcagtggcagAATTGGCTGCCTTGTCTTAAAAGTCAAGGGAAAATGTTGCATTCTTGGTATATTGAAGTTGTGGGAGGGGGGttgctggttggttggttgtttttaaataaactaacATGTTAATTTTGTGCAGTCTCCCCAGGGAAGCAACTTTCAAACATCCTTACCCTTTGTCTCTTTCCCTCCCTGTCCTCTCGCCCTGTTTTAGGTCCGGATTGTTCTGCCTCCCGTCCTCCTTTCCCAAGCACGAGGACCCTCCTGCTGACGCTGTCGCTAACGGAGTTGCTGATGGCAGAGATGCTGTGCCGGGCAAGACGGAGCCGCAGCCCGCTGCAGAAAAGCCTCCCAAGGGGAACGGTGATGAGCAAGTAccccccctcctgcctcccccgccACCTGGCAGCCTCCCTCCTTACCCCCCTTACTTCGAGGGAGCCCCCTTTCCCCGCCCGCTGTGGCTGCGGCACACTTACAACCAGTGGGTTCCTCAGCCGCCGCCACGGACTATAAAGAGGACGAGGAGGCGTTTGTCGCGGAATAGAGACCCGGGAAGGCTCATCATGAGCACGATCAGGCTGCGGCCGAGGCAGGTGCTCTGTGAGAAGTGTAAAAACACTCTGAACCCCGAGGATGCCAACCCAGCCAGGCAGAGTTCTAAAACCAGGAGGAAGCTGAGCATTCAggacaaagagcagaaaaagcacaGTGACTCCGACTATGtggagaaaaggaacaaaagagagaagagagaggatGACAAGTTTTCTGGGGAACTAGTGCATCGAACGCCAGTTATAAAAATATCCTACAGTACTCCACAGGGGAAGGGCGAAGTTGTAAAAATCCCGTCCCGGGTTCACGGCTCAGTCAAACCGTTTTGTCCGGAGCGAATATTGCAGAACGGAGGGGAGGACCAAGAGGAGACCAGAGACTCTGAACGCTGTCGAGAA comes from Athene noctua chromosome 5, bAthNoc1.hap1.1, whole genome shotgun sequence and encodes:
- the PWWP2B gene encoding PWWP domain-containing protein 2B — encoded protein: MAEAAAAEEVAEESPRVGAWLPVLVEQMVNDTLVVTLSCGERRFTGVLLDCTKKSGLFCLPSSFPKHEDPPADAVANGVADGRDAVPGKTEPQPAAEKPPKGNGDEQVPPLLPPPPPGSLPPYPPYFEGAPFPRPLWLRHTYNQWVPQPPPRTIKRTRRRLSRNRDPGRLIMSTIRLRPRQVLCEKCKNTLNPEDANPARQSSKTRRKLSIQDKEQKKHSDSDYVEKRNKREKREDDKFSGELVHRTPVIKISYSTPQGKGEVVKIPSRVHGSVKPFCPERILQNGGEDQEETRDSERCRETKCLMDKSAGSQLASIPKLKLTRPVHSSADVPPPKIRLKPHRINDGQSVSIYKAELIDEINVLQNSRESNPGAFYNDESTDRNLAEISSGSSGEDDDFKRFPQGKDGHDNLAFLMNYRKRKADSSSLSVCSNDSLDESKSSSSEVTSPEMCDFLPGDDASVSSSSKDERKIVPPLTVRLHTQSVSKCVTEDGRTVSVGDIVWGKIHGFPWWPARVLDINLSQKENGEPSWREAKVSWFGSPTTSFLSVSKLSPFSEFFKLRFNRKKKGMYRKAITEAAKAVEHLTPEIRDLLTQFET